A region from the Agrococcus sp. SL85 genome encodes:
- a CDS encoding aminoglycoside phosphotransferase family protein → MAPLMIDAPLVERLIREQLPQWSHLQVRPVDVDGWDNRSFRLGEGMVVRLPSAVGYVPQVGKEARWLPTLAAALPWELPEVLALGEPGAGYPFPWSVRRWIDGSTPTLDAPPSAALTADLARFLRDLRAVAPEGPGPGPHGAGRGAPLTQWDAQVSRALAASAHRVDVAGARDLWADARDAPGPARPSWFHGDVAPGNVLLRDGALAAVIDFGQAGVGDPACDLALAWQWCDGAGRASLRAALGDDAEWRRGAGWALWKALITLDEPAREGAAIRTLAALGVDAR, encoded by the coding sequence ATGGCGCCGCTCATGATCGACGCGCCGCTCGTCGAGCGCCTGATCCGCGAGCAGCTGCCGCAGTGGTCGCACCTGCAGGTGCGCCCCGTCGACGTCGACGGCTGGGACAACCGCTCGTTCCGGCTCGGCGAGGGCATGGTCGTGCGCCTGCCGAGCGCCGTCGGCTACGTGCCGCAGGTCGGGAAGGAGGCGCGCTGGCTGCCCACCCTCGCGGCGGCGCTGCCGTGGGAGCTGCCCGAGGTGCTCGCGCTCGGGGAGCCGGGAGCCGGCTACCCCTTCCCGTGGTCGGTGCGGCGCTGGATCGACGGCAGCACGCCGACGCTCGACGCTCCGCCGAGCGCCGCGCTCACGGCCGACCTGGCGCGGTTCCTCCGGGACCTCCGCGCCGTGGCGCCCGAGGGCCCGGGCCCCGGGCCGCACGGCGCGGGGCGCGGCGCACCGCTCACGCAGTGGGACGCGCAGGTCTCCCGTGCGCTCGCCGCGAGCGCGCACCGCGTCGACGTCGCGGGTGCCCGCGACCTGTGGGCCGACGCGAGGGACGCCCCGGGGCCCGCCCGGCCCTCGTGGTTCCACGGCGACGTCGCGCCCGGCAACGTGCTGCTGCGCGACGGGGCGCTCGCGGCCGTCATCGACTTCGGGCAGGCGGGCGTCGGCGATCCCGCCTGCGACCTCGCGCTCGCCTGGCAGTGGTGCGACGGCGCGGGGCGCGCGTCGCTCCGAGCGGCGCTCGGCGACGACGCGGAGTGGCGCCGGGGCGCGGGCTGGGCGCTCTGGAAGGCGCTCATCACCCTCGACGAGCCGGCTCGCGAGGGGGCGGCGATCCGCACGCTCGCGGCGCTCGGCGTCGACGCGCGCTGA
- a CDS encoding nitrilase-related carbon-nitrogen hydrolase — translation MPVVEALGLRIGIETCYDLRFPEATRRLVDAGADVVAIPAEWVRGPQKERHWTTLVTARAIESTVHVVAADQAPPLGVGCSAIVDPMGVALASLGDGEGIAVAPIDRAVTEATRRRNPSLANRRYRVA, via the coding sequence CTGCCCGTCGTCGAGGCGCTCGGCCTCCGCATCGGGATCGAGACCTGCTACGACCTGCGGTTCCCGGAGGCCACGCGGCGGCTCGTCGACGCGGGCGCCGACGTGGTCGCGATCCCCGCGGAGTGGGTGCGCGGCCCGCAGAAGGAGCGGCATTGGACGACGCTCGTGACGGCGCGCGCCATCGAGTCGACCGTCCACGTCGTCGCCGCCGACCAGGCGCCGCCCCTCGGCGTCGGCTGCTCCGCGATCGTCGACCCCATGGGCGTCGCGCTCGCGTCGCTCGGCGACGGCGAGGGGATCGCGGTCGCGCCGATCGATCGGGCCGTCACCGAGGCGACGCGGCGGCGCAACCCCTCGCTCGCGAACCGCCGGTACCGCGTGGCCTGA